A genomic region of [Eubacterium] eligens ATCC 27750 contains the following coding sequences:
- the jag gene encoding RNA-binding cell elongation regulator Jag/EloR: MEYIEVTGKSVEEAITNACTKLGIPSDKLDYEIIEKGNSGFLGIFNSKPAKIKAREKQEEPEVNSVETPKKSEAPVHAEKKFEKKADDFKKAEPKKEFKSEPKKEFKKEHKPADNHKNAEVKEAPKVEAQPQPKEEPFTAEQKEVIKKDIQTFLNNMFGAMSMEVKADITFDDEENSVNVDLSGDNMGVLIGKRGQTLDSIQYLTSLVINKNSEKYVRVKLDTENYRKRRKETLESLAKNIAYKVKRSRRPVSLEPMNPYERRIIHSALQADKFVSTRSEGEEPFRHVVVYLERENNNRYNR; the protein is encoded by the coding sequence ATGGAATATATTGAAGTTACAGGAAAATCTGTTGAAGAAGCTATAACTAATGCCTGCACTAAGCTTGGTATACCAAGTGATAAGCTTGATTATGAGATTATAGAAAAAGGAAATTCAGGATTTTTAGGAATATTTAATTCTAAGCCTGCTAAGATTAAGGCAAGAGAAAAACAGGAAGAACCAGAAGTTAATTCTGTTGAGACTCCTAAAAAGTCAGAAGCACCTGTTCATGCAGAAAAAAAATTCGAAAAGAAGGCAGATGATTTCAAGAAAGCAGAACCTAAGAAGGAATTTAAGTCTGAACCTAAGAAAGAGTTCAAAAAGGAACACAAGCCTGCTGATAATCACAAGAATGCAGAAGTTAAGGAAGCACCTAAGGTTGAAGCACAGCCACAGCCTAAGGAAGAGCCATTTACAGCAGAACAGAAGGAAGTTATTAAGAAGGATATACAGACATTCCTTAATAATATGTTTGGTGCTATGAGCATGGAAGTTAAGGCTGATATTACATTTGACGATGAAGAAAATAGCGTTAATGTAGATCTTTCTGGAGATAACATGGGTGTTCTTATCGGTAAGAGAGGACAGACACTTGATTCTATCCAGTATCTTACAAGTCTTGTAATTAACAAGAACAGTGAGAAGTATGTAAGAGTTAAATTAGATACAGAGAACTATAGAAAGAGAAGAAAAGAAACTCTTGAGTCTCTTGCTAAGAACATTGCATACAAGGTTAAGAGAAGCAGAAGACCTGTTTCACTTGAGCCTATGAACCCATATGAAAGAAGAATTATCCATTCAGCACTTCAGGCAGATAAGTTTGTTTCTACAAGAAGTGAGGGTGAAGAACCTTTCA